In a single window of the Acidobacteriota bacterium genome:
- a CDS encoding FAD-dependent oxidoreductase → MSAEFSKIGNTDHDMELGIEGFRYSDLFDAGKLAELAEAFYSEVDLKQPDLGRALRQYIENRGEGIERRAESNILTDAAPFLSAFVARLFHIEEERNAVAAAINEQDPIWKYKFFVQRQAAKKYKSLEDISALDETKLDDAIREFRSTAFSDTLRFDEELGVATMAAELLAADEALGKDGEDAEAKAVAKRVADAYEKLKDRPFGAFFEAAVIDIAGTGDLLTVKAAVQVLERWSALHFIKRDKKWAAYKTPHALDYQNLVHLIHPEPKLHNIMRGRDEDIRHRVGFKLTDDRGTMRDALYEIDYCMICHEREKDACSTGLREPDGTAKRNPLGIKTEGCPLDERISEMHVLKKQGDPIGSLAIITVDNPMCAGTGHRICNDCMKGCIFQKQEPVNIPLAETASLTDVLNLPYGFEIYSLLTRWNPLNAKRPYALPYNGKNVMVVGLGPAGYTLAHYLVNEGFGVVGIDGLKIEPLPAEWTGNLGQTCPKPVKLLSDITEELDERILSGFGGVSEYGITVRWDKNFLTMVQLMLQRRKNFRAYGGVRFGGTVTIEDAWEFGFDHIAIATGAGRPTIVPMKNNLIRGIRQASDFLMALQLTGAFKRDTLSNLQVRLPAVVIGGGLTGIDTATELFAYYPVQVEKILDKYEDVVAEFGEEAAMAAFDEEERGVLKEFLEHGHAVRAEKTRAAAAGESPDLVSLVRSWGGVSLVYRKRLQDSPAYRLNHEEVQKALEEGINIVELMSPTEAVPDEYGAVKAIKFEAVNFDAETGKFNNSGEIHEFPARTVCVAAGTSPNVVYEKEKPGTFQLDEWRQFFKPFKAVKNGDGKFHLEEAVKGEAGFFTSYEHDGKFISYYGDNHPQYAGNVVKAMASAKHGYTRVVELFDGAQTASLPVSEMQAGGLRPDTFSDLTAKLDEQLRAYVVKVERLTPTIVDVIVKAPLQARKFEPGQFYRLQNFETQAPIVDGTRLMMEGLALTGAWVDEEAGLLSMIVLEMGTSSRLCSLLKEGEEVLVMGPTGTPTEIPENETVLLAGGGLGNAVLFSIARALRAKNNKVVYFAGYKNSADLFKREEIENATDQVIWATDAGDFIEPHRPQDAHHRGNIVEAMVAYAQGNMGEQHVRLHEIDRIIAIGSDRMMNGVREARHTVLKPFLKEGHVAIGSINSPMQCMMKEVCAQCLQRHVNPHTGEEFFVFSCFNQDQHLDFVDFKNLNDRLKANSVQEKLTNLWLDRVFGKDEFKNLKHGQ, encoded by the coding sequence ATGAGCGCGGAATTTTCGAAAATTGGCAATACCGATCACGATATGGAGCTCGGGATCGAGGGCTTCCGCTATTCGGACCTCTTTGACGCCGGGAAACTGGCAGAACTTGCCGAGGCCTTTTACTCGGAGGTGGATCTAAAGCAGCCGGACCTCGGGCGGGCTTTGCGGCAGTATATCGAAAACCGCGGCGAGGGCATCGAGCGCCGTGCTGAATCGAACATTTTGACCGATGCAGCACCGTTTCTGTCGGCATTTGTTGCGAGGCTTTTTCACATAGAAGAAGAGCGAAACGCCGTCGCGGCCGCTATTAATGAGCAAGACCCGATCTGGAAATACAAGTTCTTCGTTCAACGGCAGGCAGCGAAGAAATACAAGTCGCTGGAGGACATTTCGGCACTCGACGAAACGAAGCTGGACGACGCTATCCGCGAATTTCGCAGCACGGCCTTCTCCGACACTCTGCGTTTTGACGAAGAACTAGGCGTCGCGACGATGGCAGCCGAACTGCTGGCCGCCGATGAAGCCTTGGGCAAAGACGGCGAGGATGCCGAGGCCAAAGCGGTTGCAAAGCGCGTCGCGGACGCATATGAAAAGCTGAAGGATCGGCCTTTCGGTGCGTTTTTCGAGGCTGCCGTGATCGACATAGCCGGAACAGGCGATCTGCTTACCGTAAAGGCCGCGGTTCAGGTGCTCGAACGATGGTCTGCACTGCATTTCATCAAACGCGACAAGAAATGGGCCGCTTATAAGACGCCGCACGCACTCGATTATCAAAATCTGGTTCACCTGATACATCCCGAACCGAAGCTGCACAATATAATGCGCGGCCGCGACGAGGATATTCGCCACCGCGTCGGTTTCAAACTGACGGACGACCGCGGCACAATGCGCGACGCTCTGTACGAGATCGATTACTGCATGATCTGTCACGAGCGCGAAAAGGATGCGTGTTCGACGGGCCTACGTGAGCCGGACGGCACCGCGAAACGCAATCCGCTCGGCATCAAGACGGAAGGCTGCCCGCTGGACGAGCGCATTTCGGAAATGCACGTGCTCAAAAAGCAGGGCGACCCGATCGGCTCACTTGCCATCATCACAGTCGATAATCCTATGTGCGCGGGCACCGGCCACCGTATCTGCAACGACTGTATGAAGGGCTGCATTTTCCAAAAGCAGGAGCCCGTGAACATACCTCTTGCAGAGACGGCGTCGCTCACAGACGTGCTGAACCTGCCGTACGGTTTCGAGATATACAGCCTGCTGACGCGTTGGAACCCGCTGAACGCAAAGCGGCCGTACGCACTTCCCTACAACGGCAAGAATGTGATGGTCGTCGGCCTCGGGCCTGCCGGATACACGCTCGCTCATTATCTGGTGAATGAAGGTTTCGGCGTCGTCGGCATCGACGGGCTAAAGATCGAGCCGTTGCCCGCGGAATGGACAGGAAACCTCGGCCAAACGTGTCCGAAACCGGTCAAGCTCCTTTCCGACATCACCGAAGAACTCGACGAACGGATATTGTCCGGCTTTGGCGGCGTTTCGGAATACGGCATTACGGTCCGCTGGGACAAAAATTTTCTGACGATGGTGCAGCTCATGCTGCAGCGGCGGAAAAATTTCCGTGCCTACGGCGGCGTGCGTTTCGGCGGCACGGTGACGATAGAGGACGCGTGGGAATTCGGATTTGACCACATCGCCATCGCAACGGGTGCCGGACGCCCGACCATCGTTCCGATGAAGAACAACCTTATCCGCGGCATTCGGCAGGCTTCGGATTTTCTGATGGCACTGCAGCTTACGGGTGCATTCAAACGAGATACCCTGTCGAATCTGCAGGTTCGGCTTCCGGCCGTTGTGATCGGCGGCGGATTGACCGGCATCGACACTGCAACAGAACTTTTCGCGTATTATCCGGTGCAGGTCGAAAAGATACTCGATAAGTATGAGGACGTCGTTGCAGAATTCGGCGAAGAGGCCGCGATGGCGGCGTTCGACGAAGAAGAACGCGGCGTGCTGAAAGAATTCCTCGAACACGGCCATGCCGTCCGTGCTGAAAAAACGCGTGCTGCGGCCGCGGGCGAATCGCCCGATCTCGTGTCGCTGGTGCGTTCATGGGGCGGCGTTTCGCTGGTTTACCGCAAGCGGCTGCAGGACAGCCCTGCATACAGGCTCAACCACGAAGAGGTGCAGAAGGCTCTGGAAGAAGGCATAAACATCGTCGAACTGATGTCGCCGACCGAAGCCGTGCCGGACGAATACGGCGCGGTAAAAGCGATAAAATTCGAGGCAGTGAATTTTGACGCCGAAACGGGTAAATTCAACAATTCAGGCGAGATACACGAATTCCCGGCGCGCACGGTCTGTGTCGCGGCCGGCACTTCGCCGAACGTGGTCTACGAAAAGGAAAAGCCGGGAACTTTCCAGCTCGACGAATGGCGGCAGTTCTTTAAACCCTTCAAAGCCGTGAAGAACGGCGACGGCAAATTCCATCTGGAAGAGGCCGTGAAAGGCGAGGCGGGCTTTTTCACATCGTATGAACACGACGGCAAATTCATCTCGTACTACGGCGACAACCATCCGCAATATGCCGGCAACGTCGTCAAGGCGATGGCATCGGCAAAGCATGGCTATACGAGGGTCGTCGAGCTGTTTGACGGGGCGCAGACTGCCAGCTTGCCTGTTTCGGAAATGCAGGCCGGCGGCCTGCGGCCCGACACTTTCAGCGACCTCACTGCGAAGCTCGACGAACAGCTCCGTGCGTATGTCGTCAAGGTCGAACGCCTAACGCCGACGATTGTTGACGTCATCGTAAAGGCTCCGCTGCAGGCGCGTAAATTCGAGCCGGGGCAATTCTATCGCCTCCAGAATTTTGAAACGCAGGCACCGATAGTTGACGGCACTCGACTGATGATGGAGGGCCTCGCGCTGACAGGCGCGTGGGTCGATGAAGAAGCCGGCCTGCTTTCGATGATCGTGCTTGAGATGGGCACGTCGTCTCGGCTGTGTTCGCTTCTGAAAGAGGGCGAGGAAGTTCTCGTGATGGGTCCGACCGGCACGCCGACCGAGATACCGGAGAACGAGACCGTTCTGCTGGCAGGCGGCGGACTGGGCAATGCCGTGCTGTTCTCGATCGCGAGAGCGTTGCGCGCCAAGAACAACAAGGTCGTCTATTTTGCGGGCTATAAAAACAGCGCGGACCTTTTCAAACGCGAAGAGATAGAGAACGCGACCGATCAGGTGATATGGGCGACCGACGCGGGCGATTTCATCGAACCGCATCGCCCTCAGGACGCGCATCACCGCGGCAATATCGTCGAAGCGATGGTCGCCTACGCTCAGGGAAACATGGGCGAACAGCACGTCAGGCTGCACGAGATCGACCGTATCATCGCTATCGGCTCCGACCGTATGATGAACGGCGTCCGCGAGGCTCGCCACACTGTTCTAAAACCGTTCCTGAAAGAAGGCCACGTTGCCATCGGATCGATCAACTCGCCGATGCAGTGCATGATGAAAGAGGTCTGCGCACAGTGTCTCCAACGCCACGTCAACCCGCACACCGGCGAAGAATTCTTCGTTTTCTCGTGCTTTAACCAGGATCAGCACCTCGATTTCGTCGATTTCAAGAACCTGAACGACCGCCTAAAAGCGAACAGCGTTCAGGAGAAATTAACGAACCTATGGCTTGATCGCGTGTTTGGGAAAGATGAATTTAAAAACCTGAAGCATGGACAATGA